In the genome of Arabidopsis thaliana chromosome 4, partial sequence, the window TCCATGTACACTAGTACGTTTGTAGTTGGAATGTACGAATCTACTATATACTTTGGATGAAATACTGCTCCATGTTAATACTCAAATAGTCAAATTACATGTTTGTGCTGCATCACATATGATATCTCCTTGAGCTTGCGTTATACAGGATTTTAACCATCATATTCTTCTCATTTACGTGGTGTCCACTACCTAGTTAGTTCTTGCTTCTGTGGATAGCAATTCAGTTGCAGATTCATATATGTGTCTTGGTTTATTGTTACAGGTGGTTAAGGTTGCAGACTTTGGGGTGGCTAGAGTGAAAGCACAAACTGGAGTTATGACAGCTGAAACTGGAACATATCGCTGGATGGCTCCAGAGGTACGTTTTTCATGGtggttttatatatagtcTGCATTGACCCGCTTCCCCCATAAGACACTTAGTAAACCTGGTTACCTGGTGACGGTTATTAGATTGACTAGTATCTCATTCTGAGACTATGCTTTTCTGAAATTCAGGTGATAGAACACAAGCCATATGATCACAAGGCTGACGTATTCAGCTACGGGATTGTGCTATGGGAGTTGTTGACTGGGAAGGTACTTGCGTGACTCTTTAgtctgaaaaacaaaatacatgaCCTAAAATGGCTGATAGTGTCTAACTCATGGGttgatgacttgatgtgatggCAGCTTCCATATGAATACATGACGCCGTTGCAGGCAGCAGTAGGGGTTGTCCAAAAGGTAATCGGTGTGAAGAATGCATTGTGATTGTAAACGTTTTCAACATCATCTTACAAAAGAGTGTGATTGGCAGGGATTAAGGCCAACAATACCAAAGAACACGCATCCGAAATTGGCAGAGCTATTGGAGAGATTGTGGGAGCATGATTCGACGCAGAGACCAGACTTCTCAGAGATCATAGAGCAGCTTCAAGAGATAGCCAAGGAGGTAAGTAAAAGGATTTGGATAGGATGAAATGAATATGTGTAAATGGAAGAGTAAACAGAAttgagtgtgtgtgtgtgtgtgtaggTAGGAGAAGAgggagaggagaagaaaaagtcgTCAACAGGACTAGGAGGGGGTATATTTGCAGCCCTGAGGAGAAGCACCACACATCATTGAAAACTGTAAAGCAGCAAATTAATTTGCAGATGAATGATAATGAGCCTCtgtatttgtttgtgtgttgCTCCCCTTAttcaattgattttgatttcctttGTAAGTTGCTGCACCACACTATCTctatctcaaaaaaaaaaaagcttttaatgaaagaaaaaactcttCATTTAGCATCAAAGCAAATGCacccaaaaatagaaaaaaaaaaaaaaggctcaCGCCGAAGCAATAAAACCACcacaaaaagtcaaaagcCAAAGTCAAAAGAGAGGCTTCGTGGGCCCTAAAAGGGATACACTTtggttctctgtttctgttcttcttctctaataaGTTTTTCTCTAGTCGTTCAATATTACTTAACGATAAATCAGACTTTTTAAACTCGATCTGGTGGGGACGATGAGTGGAAGGCCGGCGAAAAGGCCGAGGACCGACCATTCCGTCGTGAATGTCTGGGAAAGGGAGCTGGGTCTCTTACCCAATCGCAGTTTCTCAAACCGTTTTTCAGCATCCGAGGTCTATTGattcactctttttctttctttctttaggGTTTCGTTGAATATATTGCGTTACTTTGCTCCTTTGTTTATGTTTAACAGCCACCCAATGCGTTACGAACAATATGCTACTCAATGAACGTttttagattcttcttctcaattgTCTTTAATTTTACTCTAATTGCTTTCAGAAGAATGTGTTTGCAAATGATAAAATCTTTATTGTCCAAATGTCTAGTGATAGGAAACCAAACAACTATCTTAATTAGATATTGATGATTTTACAAAAGCAGGATCTATTGCGGCGTCTTGGACTTGACAAGAAGCTTGATAAGCATAAGGGATGTGTAAACACAGTGAGTTTCAATGCTGATGGAGATATCTTGCTTTCTGGTTCTGATGACAGACAAGTTATTCTTTGGGATTGGCAGACTGCTTCTGTCAAACTCTCCTTCGATTCCGGCCACTTCAATAATATTTTCCAAGCCAAATTTATGCCTTTCTCTGACGATCGTACCATTGTCACATCTGCTGCTGATAAGCAGGTACCACTCTGCCTCTCCTCTTCATACCTCCTACCGCGAACCACACCTCTTGATAGCTCCTCATGTTACAACTAGCTTATGTTGATTTTTGTAACAGGTCCGCTATTCCAAGATTCTTGAATCTGGACAGGTAGAGACTTCTTTGTTGGGTAAGCATCAAGGACCCGTCCACAAATTGGCTGTTGAGCCTGGAAGTCCTTTCTCATTCTATACTTGTGGTGAGGATGGGGCTGTCAAGCATGTGAgttgtatttttcattttgttttcttatcgTCTGTTTTTATACCTAGGCCGCCTAAAACAACACGTATTTTCAGTTTGATCTTAGGACTCGGGTGGCTACAAATCTTTTCACTTGTAAAGAAGCAAAGTTCAATTTAGTTGTCTACTTGCATGCAATTGCAGTTGATCCTAGGAACCCTGGTCTTCTTGCCGTGGCTGGAATGGATGAGTATGCTCGTGTCTATGATATTCGTAGCTATCGCTCCGAGGGTTGGTATAATTTTACCCAACCCATAGACCACTTTTGTCCTGGCCATTTGATTGGAGATGACCATGTAGGAATAACAGGTCTGGCTTTCTCGGATCAAAGTGAGCTCCTTGCTTCGTATAGTGACGAGTTCATCTATCTTTTCACCCCTGATATGGGGCTTGGCCCAACCCCATATCCATCTTCAACTAAGACTGAGGAGAGGATGACGCCTCAGGTTTATAAAGAGCACACGAACCGTGAAACAGTCAAAGGTGTCAACTTTTTTGGACCCAAGTGTGAGTATGTGGTAAGTGGTTCTGACTGCGGCCGAATATTCATCTGGAGGAAGAAAGACGGAGAGCTTCTCCGTGCCATGGAAGCAGACAGACATGTTGTCAATTGTATAGAGTCTCATCCTCACATGCCACTGATGTGTAGCAGTGGAATAGATACTGATATCAAAATATGGACTCCTGGAGGAACCGAGAAACCTCTGTCGCCAGGAAATGCGAAACAGGTAATGCCACATCTATTGCTAACCTCgtttgcttcttttatttttggtgtttgaagACTCGGAGGATATGCTTTAGTTAACAAGAATGTAACTTTGGATACAATACATGTGACTGGAGGctgaatttggttttggaaggCAAACTAAATGTTTGTATGTTTGCTTCTTGGAAACAGGCTTCGGGTTTTGGTAACCCACGATGGTTCGACGGATATTATGtggatgacgatgatgattcTGACGATGAATCTAGTGAAGAGAgttcagatgatgatgatagttcggaagaggaggagaatgGTGAAGTTGATGTTGAGATTACGAaggatgatgataatgatcatggggatgatgatgatgatgatgatgaggatgatgatgggGATGGGGATGGGGATGAGGGATGAGATTTGTATAGACATGTATTTAtctaaacacaaaataaaacagcATATGGTAACAGTACCAAAGAAAGGATTAGTTATAGTTTAGTTAGATGTCATCATCGTGGATACAAAATACTATTCAATAGACATTTTCATTCTTAACCAAATGGATCACATACATAATCAGCTTCTGTAATGTCAGATTGTCAGTTTCTTCAATGAACTAGAATTTCCAACAATCCAAATTCCAAAgtaatttaaaatgtaaaagatgTCATTGGTAAAATGGGTTTATAATCC includes:
- a CDS encoding Transducin/WD40 repeat-like superfamily protein, which codes for MILQKQDLLRRLGLDKKLDKHKGCVNTVSFNADGDILLSGSDDRQVILWDWQTASVKLSFDSGHFNNIFQAKFMPFSDDRTIVTSAADKQVRYSKILESGQVETSLLGKHQGPVHKLAVEPGSPFSFYTCGEDGAVKHFDLRTRVATNLFTCKEAKFNLVVYLHAIAVDPRNPGLLAVAGMDEYARVYDIRSYRSEGWYNFTQPIDHFCPGHLIGDDHVGITGLAFSDQSELLASYSDEFIYLFTPDMGLGPTPYPSSTKTEERMTPQVYKEHTNRETVKGVNFFGPKCEYVVSGSDCGRIFIWRKKDGELLRAMEADRHVVNCIESHPHMPLMCSSGIDTDIKIWTPGGTEKPLSPGNAKQASGFGNPRWFDGYYVDDDDDSDDESSEESSDDDDSSEEEENGEVDVEITKDDDNDHGDDDDDDDEDDDGDGDGDEG
- a CDS encoding Transducin/WD40 repeat-like superfamily protein (Transducin/WD40 repeat-like superfamily protein; CONTAINS InterPro DOMAIN/s: WD40 repeat 2 (InterPro:IPR019782), WD40 repeat-like-containing domain (InterPro:IPR011046), WD40-repeat-containing domain (InterPro:IPR017986), WD40/YVTN repeat-like-containing domain (InterPro:IPR015943), WD40 repeat (InterPro:IPR001680), WD40 repeat, subgroup (InterPro:IPR019781); BEST Arabidopsis thaliana protein match is: Transducin/WD40 repeat-like superfamily protein (TAIR:AT4G35140.1); Has 30201 Blast hits to 17322 proteins in 780 species: Archae - 12; Bacteria - 1396; Metazoa - 17338; Fungi - 3422; Plants - 5037; Viruses - 0; Other Eukaryotes - 2996 (source: NCBI BLink).); the encoded protein is MSGRPAKRPRTDHSVVNVWERELGLLPNRSFSNRFSASEDLLRRLGLDKKLDKHKGCVNTVSFNADGDILLSGSDDRQVILWDWQTASVKLSFDSGHFNNIFQAKFMPFSDDRTIVTSAADKQVRYSKILESGQVETSLLGKHQGPVHKLAVEPGSPFSFYTCGEDGAVKHFDLRTRVATNLFTCKEAKFNLVVYLHAIAVDPRNPGLLAVAGMDEYARVYDIRSYRSEGWYNFTQPIDHFCPGHLIGDDHVGITGLAFSDQSELLASYSDEFIYLFTPDMGLGPTPYPSSTKTEERMTPQVYKEHTNRETVKGVNFFGPKCEYVVSGSDCGRIFIWRKKDGELLRAMEADRHVVNCIESHPHMPLMCSSGIDTDIKIWTPGGTEKPLSPGNAKQASGFGNPRWFDGYYVDDDDDSDDESSEESSDDDDSSEEEENGEVDVEITKDDDNDHGDDDDDDDEDDDGDGDGDEG